A single region of the Brassica rapa cultivar Chiifu-401-42 chromosome A03, CAAS_Brap_v3.01, whole genome shotgun sequence genome encodes:
- the LOC103861062 gene encoding lecithin-cholesterol acyltransferase-like 4, with translation MDIDYKIVFSLLNLYGLNSKVPPFCLHISHTNPNFPKLDFLKSIQQMALLLEEITRSVETFLKLKTSTQKPYVDPNLDPVLLVPGIAGSILNAVDHDTGKEERVWVRIFGADHEFRTKMWSRFDPTTGKTITLDANTSIVVPQDRAGLLAIDVLDPDLMVGRESVFYFHEMIVEMLGWGFEEGKTLFGFGFDFRQSNRLQEIMELFADKLEAVYKASGEKKINVISHSMGGLLVKCFMSLHTDIFEKYVQNWIAIAAPFRGAPGYITSTLLNGMSFVNGWEQNFFVSKWSMHQLLIECPSIYELMCCPYFKWELPPVLELWLEKESDDGVGTSGVVLESYRSLESLEVFTKSLSDNKADYNGESIDLPFNWKIMEWANETKRVLHSAKLPPKVKFYNIYGTNLETPHSVCYGNEKMPVKDLTNLRYFQPTYICVDGDGTVPVESAMADGLEAIARVGVPGEHRGILNDHRVFRMLKQWLNVGEPDPFYNPINDYVILPTTFEMEEHHENGLEVASVKESWDITSDDNNSDGAAASSVSSISVSRTGDDQNPRAEARATLTVHSQNDGRQHVELNAVSVSVDA, from the exons atggATATAGATTACAAGATTGTTTTCTCCCTCCTTAACTTGTACGGCTTAAATTCCAAAGTTCCACCCTTTTGTCTTCACATCTCTCAcacaaaccctaatttccccAAATTGGATTTTCTTAAATCGATTCAACAAATGGCTTTATTACTGGAAGAGATCACTCGATCAGTAGAGACCTTTCTAAAGCTCAAGACTTCAACCCAGAAACCCTACGTTGACCCGAACCTCGACCCGGTTCTTCTCGTCCCGGGTATCGCCGGCTCCATTCTCAACGCCGTTGATCATGACACCGGGAAAGAAGAGCGTGTCTGGGTCAGAATCTTCGGTGCCGACCACGAGTTTCGGACAAAGATGTGGTCTCGCTTCGATCCTACAActg GTAAGACGATTACTCTCGACGCAAACACGAGTATTGTGGTTCCTCAAGACAGAGCTGGTCTGCTTGCAATCGATGTCTTAGACCCTGATCTG ATGGTTGGACGCGAGTCAGTGTTCTACTTCCATGAGATGATTGTTGAGATGCTTGGTTGGGGATTCGAAGAAGGCAAAACcctttttggttttggttttgattttcgCCAAAGCAACAG ACTTCAGGAAATTATGGAGTTATTTGCTGACAAGTTGGAAGCAGTTTACAAAGCTTCAGGGGAGAAGAAGATTAATGTTATTAGTCATTCTATGGGAGGACTGTTGGTGAAATGTTTCATGAGTCTGCACACTGat atATTCGAGAAGTATGTACAGAATTGGATTGCTATTGCTGCTCCATTTCGAG GTGCTCCTGGATATATTACGTCAACTTTACTGAATGGAATGTCATTTGTGAATGGCTGGGAACAGAACTTTTTCGTATCAAAATGGAGCATGCATCAACTG CTTATTGAGTGTCCATCCATATACGAGCTGATGTGTTGCCCTTATTTCAAATGGGAACTCCCTCCCGTTTTAGAGCTGTGGCTAGAGAAAGAGAGTGATGATGGAGTCGGAACCTCTGGTGTTGTTCTTGAGTCTTACCGTAGTCTGGAAAGCCTTGAAGTTTTCACAAAGTCTCTTTCTGATAATAAA GCTGATTATAATGGAGAGTCTATTGATCTTCCATTTAACTGGAAAATCATGGAGTGGGCTAACGAAACCAAGAGAGTGTTACACTCTGCCAAGCTTCCTCCGAAAGTCAAATTCTATAACATATATGGGACCAATTTAGAAACTCCTCATAGTGTTTG CTATGGTAATGAGAAGATGCCTGTCAAAGATCTAACGAACCTAAGATACTTCCAG CCGACGTATATATGTGTTGATGGTGATGGCACTGTGCCGGTGGAGTCTGCCATG GCGGATGGGCTTGAAGCAATAGCTAGAGTTGGAGTCCCTGGTGAGCACCGAGGGATCCTCAACGATCACCGTGTCTTCCGTATGCTCAAACAATGGCTAAACGTAGGAGAACCCGACCCGTTCTACAACCCGATAAACGATTACGTCATCCTTCCCACCACATTCGAAATGGAGGAACACCACGAGAACGGTCTGGAGGTTGCTTCCGTGAAAGAATCATGGGACATCACATCAGACGACAACAACAGTGATGGCGCAGCCGCGTCAAGCGTTAGCTCCATATCAGTGTCTCGAACCGGGGATGATCAAAACCCTCGAGCTGAAGCTCGTGCGACGTTAACAGTCCATTCACAAAACGATGGTAGACAACATGTCGAGCTCAATGCTGTCAGTGTCTCTGTTGATGCGTAA
- the LOC108869375 gene encoding uncharacterized protein At1g43920, Chloroplastic-like, with amino-acid sequence MNRGIPSNCGCGGEIRTFTSGTQENPGRPFYRCETRGEDHLFKWVEEAVLEEVEDVLPKVAVHEIEIAKMKADIEDLMEVALNNKVEIQKNKVMIKTLMVYSLFVSAAFVVYVLY; translated from the exons ATGAACCGTGGGATTCCTTCGAATTGTGGATGTGGAGGAGAGATAAGGACGTTCACATCAGGCACCCAAGAGAATCCAGGACGTCCCTTCTACCGTTGTGAAACCAGAGGAGAG GATCACTTGTTCAAATGGGTGGAAGAAGCTGTACTTGAAGAGGTTGAAGATGTATTGCCTAAAGTAGCAGTCCATGAAATCGAAATTGCAAAGATGAAGGCTGATATTGAAGATTTGATGGAAGTTGCTTTGAACAAcaaagtcgaaattcagaagaACAAAGTGATGATCAAAACTCTTATGGTGTATTCTCTCTTTGTCAGTGCAGCGTTTGTTGTGTATGTGCTTTACTGA
- the LOC103832722 gene encoding uncharacterized protein LOC103832722: MGPKMRRSNKKKGSSRVEKEVQTEQTVVETVAERNDGGSGEREAGKEGEAGQQGEAGGEGEVGNEGEAGEQGEAGGEGEVGNEGEAGEQGEAGGEGEDDGEDDCEAIVDDDEDELEEDEVNGIRVDEEDCEDLGVHFGDVAREPEEDIDADSGDDIWDEDTIPDPLSSDDDEEAVIRKETRANTVDSEELLFLGKTFNCAADFKVALLRYSLRTRYDIKLYKSNAKQLGAKCSDKETECPWRVYCSYERRKHKMQIKVYINEHICLRSGYSKMLKRSSIASIFEDRLRINPKFTKKEMVAEIKREFNLIVTEEQCAKAKSKLYRERKAGHELHFSRIWDYKAELMRSNPYSTVVIETIPGATPTSKQRFDRMYVCFTSQRETWVESCRPIIGLDGAFLKWDIKGHLLAAVGRDGDNRIVPIAWAVVEIENNINWEWFVKLIKADLGLESGAKITIISDKQKGLVNAVKEELPDAEHRMCARHILANWKRDSKDPQLEILFWRIARSYTEGDYKDNLKALRDFSPGAYDSLLRTNPEAWSRAYFRIGSCCNDNLNNLSESFNKTIKEARKKPLLELLDDIRRQCMVRNAKRALVASRLKTRFTKRAHKEIEATKEKAKDCRRFTACGDLHEIVESDIAYTVDMQARTCGCIKWQLTGIPCIHASCVIMAKKLSFGDFVSNYYTANMWRLTYSRGIRPVQGMKLWPRLNRLPVLPPPYRLGNRGRPSNYERKKGQNESSSSTKLSRDRRVITCSNCHEENHNKATCTNSTVEPPPKRPRGRPRIHFQGETSEGLSQGPSQEIPQGSQIG; encoded by the exons ATGGGTCCGAAGATGAGACGTAGCAACAAGAAAAAAGGTTCGAGTAGAGTTGAAAAAGAGGTTCAAACCGAGCAGACAGTAGTTGAAACTGTTGCAGAAAGAAACGATGGAGGAAGTGGAGAAAGAGAAGCGGGTAAAGAAGGAGAAGCGGGTCAACAAGGAGAAGCGGGTGGAGAAGGAGAAGTGGGTAACGAAGGAGAAGCGGGTGAACAAGGAGAAGCGGGTGGAGAAGGAGAAGTGGGCAACGAAGGAGAAGCGGGTGAACAAGGAGAAGCGggtggagaaggagaagacgaTGGAGAAGATGATTGTGAAGCTATTGtcgatgatgatgaggatgagcTAGAAGAGGACGAGGTCAATGGAATCAGAGTCGATGAAGAAGATTGTGAAGATTTAGGAGTTCACTTTGGAGATGTTGCTAGAGAACCAGAGGAAGATATTGATGCAGACAGCGGCGACGACATCTGGGATGAAGATACCATTCCCGATCCATTATCATCTgacgacgacgaagaagctgtgattCGTAAGGAGACGCGTGCCAATACAGTCGACAGTGAAGAGCTCTTGTTCCTGGGAAAGACGTTCAACTGTGCTGCTGATTTCAAGGTTGCATTGCTAAGGTACTCTCTACGGACTAGGTATGACATTAAACTCTACAAGTCAAATGCAAAGCAGCTTGGTGCAAAATGTTCAGACAAAGAGACAGAGTGTCCATGGAGAGTGTATTGTTCTTATGAGAGGAGGAAGCACAAAATGCAGATTAAAGTCTACATCAATGAGCATATATGTCTGAGATCGGGCTACTCTAAGATGTTAAAAAGATCATCAATTGCGTCAATCTTCGAAGATAGATTGAGGATAAACCCGAAGTTCACTAAGAAGGAAATGGTTGCTGAGATAAAGAGAGAGTTCAATTTAATTGTCACTGAGGAGCAATGCGCGAAAGCCAAGTCAAAACTCTACCGAGAAAGGAAAGCTGGTCATGAATTACACTTCTCGCGCATATGGGATTATAAGGCAGAGCTGATGAGATCGAACCCATATTCTACTGTGGTGATTGAGACTATTCCAGGGGCTACTCCAACAAGCAAACAGCGATTTGATCGCATGTATGTTTGTTTTACATCACAAAGAGAAACTTGGGTTGAAAGTTGTAGGCCTATCATCGGGTTAGATGGTGCATTCTTGAAGTGGGATATCAAAGGCCATCTACTAGCTGCTGTTGGAAGAGATGGAGATAATAGGATAGTACCAATCGCATGGGCTGTGGTTGAGATTGAGAATAATATCAATTGGGAATGGTTTGTGAAGCTCATCAAAGCTGATTTGGGACTGGAAAGTGGTGCTAAGATCACAATAATCTCGGACAAGCAAAAG GGACTGGTGAATGCTGTGAAAGAAGAGCTTCCAGATGCTGAACATAGAATGTGTGCAAGACACATTTTAGCCAACTGGAAGAGAGATAGCAAAGATCCACAACTAGAGATTCTATTTTGGAGAATAGCACGCAGCTACACCGAAGGAGATTACAAGGACAATCTGAAAGCCCTTAGGGATTTTAGTCCAGGTGCGTATGATTCTCTACTTAGAACAAACCCTGAAGCATGGTCTAGGGCTTACTTTAGAATAGGATCATGTTGTAATGACAACCTCAACAACCTTAGTGAGTCTTTCAATAAGACCATAaaggaagccagaaagaaacCGTTGCTTGAGTTATTAGACGACATAAGGAGACAGTGTATGGTTCGTAATGCCAAAAGAGCTTTGGTAGCTTCACGGTTGAAGACAAGATTCACTAAGAGAGCACATAAGGAAATAGAAGCTACTAAAGAAAAGGCAAAGGATTGCAGAAGGTTTACAGCTTGTGGAGATCTTCATGAGATTGTAGAATCTGATATTGCATACACGGTGGATATGCAAGCTAGAACTTGCGGCTGTATAAAGTGGCAGTTGACAGGCATACCGTGTATCCATGCCTCATGTGTTATCATGGCGAAGAAGCTAAGCTTTGGTGACTTTGTGTCTAACTATTACACAGCGAACATGTGGCGGTTAACCTATTCTCGTGGTATTAGACCTGTTCAAGGTATGAAATTATGGCCTAGACTTAATAGGTTACCTGTCTTACCACCGCCCTATAGATTAGGAAACCGAGGTCGACCAAGCAACTATGAGAGAAAGAAAGGCCAAAATGAATCTTCTTCATCAACAAAGTTATCTCGAGATAGGCGTGTGATCACCTGTTCTAACTGCCATGAAGAAAACCACAACAAAGCTACATGCACAAATTCCACTGTTGAGCCACCACCAAAAAGGCCAAGAGGACGACCAAGAATTCATTTTCAG gGAGAAACATCGGAAGGGCTGTCTCAAGGACCATCACAAGAGATTCCTCAAGGATCACAAATAGGATGA